In Sphingomonas psychrotolerans, the following proteins share a genomic window:
- the rnd gene encoding ribonuclease D, producing MHIHGLIEDSTALANLCARFATKPYICVDTEFMRENSYWPELCLIQIADDEEAAAVDPMGGIDMTPLLELMTNNEEVLKVFHAGGQDIEIVYNLTGKTPHPLFDTQVAAMALGQGEQIGYSNLVDTYLGITVDKGARFTDWSRRPLDKRQIDYAICDVTYLSEIFPKMLEKLRKTGRGAWLDQEMERLADPENYHNDPDEAWQRVRVSSRKPEVLGRLKALARWREIEAQGKDLPRGRIIKDETLADLAGTPPRKQGDLAKVRGLSPAWGGNDIGGRLMAALESAKPMSSDELPARDDRKPALGKDGALVADLLKLLLKIRAKEINVAARLLARSDDLEALAAGVRKDLSILEGWRFEQFGRDALELVEGQLGFTVRNGKLKMTRTEEPS from the coding sequence CCCTCGCCAATCTCTGTGCCCGTTTCGCCACCAAGCCGTATATCTGCGTGGACACCGAGTTCATGCGCGAAAACAGCTATTGGCCCGAGCTCTGTCTCATCCAGATCGCCGATGACGAGGAGGCTGCGGCAGTCGATCCGATGGGCGGAATCGACATGACGCCCTTGCTCGAATTGATGACCAACAATGAGGAGGTCCTCAAGGTCTTCCACGCCGGCGGGCAGGACATCGAGATCGTCTACAACCTCACCGGCAAGACTCCGCACCCGCTGTTCGACACCCAGGTCGCGGCGATGGCGCTCGGCCAGGGCGAACAGATAGGATATTCGAATCTCGTAGACACCTATCTCGGCATCACTGTCGACAAGGGCGCCCGCTTCACCGACTGGAGCCGCCGTCCGCTCGACAAGCGCCAGATCGATTATGCGATCTGCGACGTCACCTATCTCTCCGAGATCTTCCCAAAGATGCTCGAGAAGCTGCGCAAGACCGGCCGGGGGGCGTGGCTTGATCAGGAGATGGAACGGCTCGCCGATCCCGAGAATTACCACAACGACCCCGACGAGGCGTGGCAGCGCGTCCGCGTCTCGAGCCGCAAGCCCGAAGTGCTCGGCCGGCTCAAGGCGCTGGCCCGCTGGCGCGAAATCGAGGCGCAGGGCAAGGATTTGCCGCGCGGCCGCATCATCAAGGACGAGACCCTCGCCGATCTCGCCGGAACGCCGCCGCGCAAGCAGGGCGATCTTGCCAAGGTCCGCGGGCTGTCGCCGGCATGGGGCGGCAACGATATCGGTGGCCGGCTGATGGCAGCGCTGGAGAGTGCCAAGCCGATGTCGAGCGACGAACTCCCCGCGCGTGACGACCGCAAGCCCGCTTTGGGAAAGGACGGCGCGCTCGTCGCTGACTTGCTCAAGCTGCTGCTCAAGATCCGCGCCAAGGAAATCAACGTCGCCGCCCGGTTGCTCGCCCGCTCGGACGATCTCGAGGCACTCGCCGCCGGAGTGCGCAAGGACCTCTCGATCCTCGAAGGCTGGCGCTTCGAGCAGTTCGGCCGCGATGCGCTCGAACTGGTCGAAGGTCAGCTCGGGTTCACCGTGCGCAACGGAAAGCTCAAGATGACTCGAACCGAGGAGCCGTCATGA
- a CDS encoding I78 family peptidase inhibitor: protein MIRFAFPLVALAVGACTYDERPQAEAPPAATGKCVADGLGSLTGKSRSEAVTKQALRLSGAKNIRWIAPGMAVTMDYREDRLNLEVDEHGKIVRAHCG from the coding sequence ATGATCCGCTTTGCCTTCCCGCTCGTCGCCCTCGCCGTCGGTGCCTGCACCTATGACGAGCGCCCCCAAGCCGAGGCGCCGCCCGCTGCAACCGGCAAGTGCGTCGCCGACGGCCTCGGCAGCCTGACCGGCAAGAGTCGCAGCGAAGCGGTAACCAAACAGGCGTTGCGCCTCTCCGGCGCGAAGAACATTCGCTGGATCGCACCCGGCATGGCGGTGACCATGGACTATCGCGAGGACCGGCTGAACCTGGAGGTGGACGAGCACGGCAAGATCGTCCGGGCCCACTGCGGCTGA
- a CDS encoding Ppx/GppA family phosphatase, protein MATVLRTPEQRAAPAKARTGIIDIGSNSVRLVVYEGAARLPAVLFNEKVMAGLGRALSETGAIDKAGLKRARAALSRFAALAREMQVSELRTVATAAVRDASNGGELIRAAEMLGLEVELLSGVEEATASGMGVLSGIPDADGVVGDLGGGSLELVRVVAGTVTDRVSFPLGVLRLGAIRAEGRDALDRRVARLIAESGWTERGRGLPLYLVGGSWRALARLDMHQTGYPLPVVHQYPIAIDRVAELQQVLAEIPRPELKAIPDISGARIPTLPDATALLLSVLRHLGSSGSVVSAYGLREGLLYQRLSPSQRREDPLIAAARDEGDRSGRFPEHGDVIDAWIAPLFDDAPELARIRHAACLLADVGWRANPEFRAERGMEIALHGNWVAIDSAGRAVLAQALYTALGGGVGCPEPLAALADAEALARARCWGLAIRLGQRLSGGVAAPLRRSQIALEDSTLTLSLEGRDEALYGEAVEKRHKALAAAFGRAPVLEV, encoded by the coding sequence ATGGCGACGGTCCTTCGCACGCCGGAGCAACGGGCCGCGCCCGCCAAGGCTCGCACCGGGATCATCGACATCGGCTCGAACTCGGTCCGTCTCGTCGTGTATGAAGGCGCGGCGCGGCTGCCGGCGGTATTGTTCAATGAGAAAGTGATGGCCGGGCTCGGTCGGGCGCTGAGCGAGACCGGCGCGATCGACAAAGCCGGGCTGAAGCGCGCGCGCGCGGCGCTGTCGCGGTTTGCCGCGCTTGCCCGCGAGATGCAAGTGAGCGAGCTGCGCACCGTTGCGACCGCGGCGGTGCGCGACGCCTCGAACGGCGGCGAGCTGATCCGCGCCGCCGAGATGCTGGGGCTCGAGGTCGAACTCTTGTCGGGAGTCGAGGAAGCGACTGCATCGGGGATGGGCGTGCTGTCGGGCATTCCCGACGCCGATGGTGTGGTCGGCGATCTCGGCGGCGGCAGCCTCGAGCTGGTGCGGGTCGTCGCGGGCACCGTCACCGATCGCGTTTCCTTCCCGCTCGGAGTCCTGCGGCTCGGCGCGATCCGCGCAGAGGGCAGGGACGCGCTCGACCGCCGGGTGGCGCGGCTGATCGCCGAATCGGGCTGGACGGAGCGGGGCAGGGGCTTGCCGCTCTATCTGGTCGGCGGATCGTGGCGTGCATTGGCGCGGCTCGACATGCACCAGACCGGCTATCCGCTGCCGGTGGTCCATCAATATCCGATCGCAATCGACCGGGTCGCCGAGTTGCAGCAGGTTCTCGCCGAGATCCCAAGGCCCGAACTCAAGGCGATCCCCGACATTTCCGGAGCGCGTATCCCGACGCTGCCCGACGCAACGGCGTTGCTGCTCAGCGTGCTCAGGCATCTCGGCAGCAGCGGCAGCGTGGTCTCGGCTTATGGGCTACGCGAAGGGCTGCTCTATCAGCGGCTGAGCCCTAGCCAGCGCCGCGAGGACCCGCTGATCGCCGCGGCGCGCGACGAGGGCGATCGTTCGGGACGTTTTCCCGAACATGGCGACGTCATCGACGCGTGGATCGCGCCATTGTTCGACGACGCGCCCGAGCTCGCCCGGATCCGCCACGCCGCGTGCCTGCTCGCCGATGTCGGCTGGCGCGCCAATCCCGAATTCCGCGCCGAGCGCGGCATGGAGATCGCGCTCCACGGCAATTGGGTGGCGATAGACTCGGCCGGCCGCGCGGTGCTCGCCCAGGCGCTGTACACCGCCTTGGGCGGCGGAGTCGGCTGCCCGGAGCCGCTGGCGGCGCTTGCCGACGCCGAGGCGCTGGCGCGCGCGCGATGTTGGGGGTTGGCGATTCGGCTGGGACAGCGGCTGAGCGGCGGCGTCGCCGCACCGCTCAGGCGCTCGCAGATCGCGCTGGAGGACAGCACGCTCACGCTGTCGCTCGAAGGGCGCGACGAGGCGTTGTACGGCGAGGCGGTCGAGAAGCGTCACAAGGCGCTCGCGGCGGCGTTCGGCCGCGCGCCGGTGCTGGAGGTCTAG
- a CDS encoding RNA degradosome polyphosphate kinase, with protein sequence MTDQPATPEKRYFNRELSWLAFNRRVMEEACNPAHPLLERLRFLSISGSNFDEFFMVRVAGLMGQQLQRVEARSADGMTPGQQLAAISDEAEILADSQQSVWHDIRTQLDEVGIHVLEPEAIEGDTEVWLQNHFREQIFPILTPQALDPAHPFPFIPNQGSSVIFDLVRRSDREPIRELVLLPTTMPRFVRLPGEPARYVAVEVLLKRFTHLLFPGYDVLGSAAFRVLRDSDIEIEEEAEDLVLTFRSAIKRRRRGRVIRLEMEDGMAPELEAVLKEELGGIEALLTETGGFIGIGDLSMLVEEDRPDLKFTSYSPRFPERVREYGGDCFAAIRAKDFVVHHPYESFDVVLSFLGQAASDPDVIAIKQTLYRAGKQPAVINALIAAAEAGKSVTAVVELKARFDEEQNLYWATALERAGVQVVYGFIDWKTHAKVSMVVRREGGQYRTYCHFGTGNYHPITARIYTDLSFFTADPKVGRDAAQLFNYVTGYVEPASLELLSLSPRDLRNQLVALIDAEIGHVRAGQPGAIWAKMNSIVDPAVIEKLYEASAAGVEIDLIIRGICCLRPGVPGLSENIRVKSIVGRFLEHSRIWAFGNGKGLPGDGARMFISSADWMPRNFDRRVEFMLPILNKTVHDQVMDQVMVANLLDDEQSWQLQPDGRYVRVEPGAEPFNLHRYFMTNPSLSGRGAALEKRKPVPTLSLKRRRSAKKEV encoded by the coding sequence ATGACCGATCAACCGGCCACGCCGGAAAAGCGTTATTTCAATCGCGAGCTGAGCTGGCTCGCGTTCAACCGCCGCGTGATGGAGGAGGCGTGCAACCCTGCGCATCCCTTGCTCGAGCGGCTGCGCTTCCTGTCGATCTCCGGCTCGAACTTCGACGAATTCTTCATGGTCCGCGTCGCCGGGCTGATGGGGCAGCAGCTCCAGCGCGTCGAGGCGCGTTCGGCCGACGGAATGACCCCCGGGCAGCAGCTGGCGGCGATCTCCGACGAAGCGGAGATTCTCGCCGACAGCCAACAGAGCGTGTGGCACGACATCCGCACCCAGCTGGACGAAGTCGGCATCCATGTCCTCGAGCCCGAAGCGATCGAGGGCGATACCGAGGTCTGGCTGCAGAATCATTTCCGCGAGCAAATCTTCCCGATCCTGACGCCGCAGGCGCTCGATCCGGCGCATCCGTTCCCGTTCATTCCGAACCAGGGATCGAGCGTGATCTTCGACCTCGTCCGCCGATCCGATCGCGAGCCGATTCGCGAGCTGGTGCTGCTACCGACGACGATGCCGCGCTTCGTGCGGCTGCCGGGCGAGCCGGCGCGCTATGTCGCGGTCGAAGTGTTGCTCAAGCGCTTCACCCATTTGCTGTTCCCCGGCTACGACGTGCTCGGTTCGGCGGCGTTCCGGGTGCTGCGCGACAGCGACATCGAGATCGAGGAGGAGGCCGAGGATCTGGTCCTCACCTTCCGTTCGGCGATCAAGCGCCGTCGCCGCGGCCGTGTCATCCGTCTCGAGATGGAGGACGGCATGGCGCCCGAGCTCGAGGCGGTGCTCAAGGAAGAGCTGGGCGGGATCGAGGCGCTGCTCACCGAGACCGGGGGCTTCATCGGTATCGGCGATCTTTCGATGCTGGTCGAAGAAGACCGGCCCGATCTGAAGTTCACGTCGTATTCGCCGCGCTTTCCCGAACGGGTCCGCGAATATGGCGGCGATTGCTTCGCGGCGATCCGGGCCAAGGATTTCGTCGTCCACCACCCTTATGAGAGCTTCGACGTAGTGCTCTCGTTCCTCGGTCAGGCAGCGAGCGACCCCGACGTCATCGCGATCAAGCAGACGCTCTATCGCGCGGGCAAGCAGCCCGCGGTGATCAACGCGCTGATCGCCGCAGCCGAGGCCGGTAAATCGGTGACCGCGGTAGTCGAGCTCAAGGCCCGGTTCGACGAGGAGCAGAATCTGTATTGGGCCACCGCGCTCGAGCGCGCCGGTGTTCAGGTGGTCTATGGCTTCATCGATTGGAAGACCCATGCCAAGGTCTCGATGGTCGTGCGACGCGAGGGCGGACAATATCGCACCTACTGCCATTTCGGCACGGGCAATTATCACCCGATTACGGCGCGTATCTATACCGATCTCAGCTTCTTCACTGCCGATCCCAAGGTGGGGCGCGATGCGGCGCAGCTGTTCAATTACGTCACTGGCTATGTCGAGCCTGCGTCGCTCGAATTGCTCAGCCTGAGCCCGCGTGACCTGCGCAACCAGCTGGTCGCCCTGATCGATGCCGAGATCGGCCACGTCCGTGCGGGCCAGCCAGGCGCGATCTGGGCCAAGATGAACTCGATCGTCGACCCGGCGGTAATCGAGAAGCTCTACGAAGCGAGTGCCGCGGGGGTGGAGATCGACCTGATCATCCGCGGCATTTGCTGCCTGCGCCCCGGCGTGCCCGGCCTTTCCGAGAATATCCGGGTCAAGTCGATCGTCGGGCGCTTCCTCGAGCACAGCCGGATCTGGGCGTTCGGCAACGGCAAGGGCTTGCCCGGCGACGGCGCCAGGATGTTCATTTCGTCGGCGGACTGGATGCCGCGCAACTTCGATCGCCGCGTCGAGTTCATGTTGCCGATTCTCAACAAGACGGTGCACGACCAGGTGATGGACCAGGTCATGGTCGCCAATCTGCTCGACGATGAGCAGAGCTGGCAGCTTCAGCCCGACGGCCGCTATGTTCGCGTCGAACCGGGCGCCGAGCCGTTTAACCTGCACCGCTATTTCATGACCAATCCGTCGCTCTCGGGGCGCGGCGCCGCGCTTGAGAAGCGCAAGCCGGTCCCCACGCTGTCGCTCAAGCGGCGGCGCTCGGCGAAAAAGGAAGTTTGA
- a CDS encoding P-loop NTPase family protein, producing MSQLRLPLGLPEARETEFLVGESNARAVHQLEHWATWPVMSALLVGPRKSGRSLLARIFAVKSGGRIFDDADRAGETEVFHAWNQAQQERRPLLIVAEATPPIWEVKLPDLRSRLAASPLLELGPPDDLLMPQLIERAFERHLLHAKPDVIAWLARRIERSHVAILRVADVLEMEAVDNRLSIPAMRAVLTANGLITETDEP from the coding sequence ATGAGCCAGCTGCGCCTGCCGCTCGGACTTCCCGAGGCGCGCGAGACGGAATTTCTTGTCGGCGAATCGAACGCACGCGCTGTCCACCAGCTCGAACATTGGGCGACGTGGCCGGTGATGTCGGCGCTGCTGGTCGGCCCGCGCAAATCGGGGCGCAGCCTGCTGGCGCGGATCTTCGCGGTGAAGAGCGGCGGGCGGATCTTCGACGATGCCGATCGTGCCGGGGAGACGGAAGTTTTCCACGCCTGGAACCAGGCGCAGCAGGAACGACGGCCGCTGCTGATCGTAGCCGAAGCGACGCCGCCCATCTGGGAGGTCAAGCTCCCCGATCTGCGTTCGCGGCTTGCGGCGTCGCCGTTGCTCGAACTCGGCCCGCCCGACGATCTGTTGATGCCGCAGCTGATCGAGCGTGCGTTCGAACGGCATTTGCTGCATGCGAAGCCCGATGTGATCGCCTGGCTGGCCAGAAGAATCGAGCGCAGCCATGTGGCGATCCTGCGCGTTGCCGACGTGCTGGAGATGGAGGCGGTGGACAATCGCCTGTCGATCCCGGCGATGCGCGCGGTGCTCACCGCAAATGGTCTCATAACCGAAACGGACGAACCCTAG